One Setaria italica strain Yugu1 chromosome II, Setaria_italica_v2.0, whole genome shotgun sequence DNA segment encodes these proteins:
- the LOC101762507 gene encoding probable WRKY transcription factor 30, which yields MASVVDGNGGGGGGGRVVMELSHIKDLVRQLEGHLGGGSQLQAQEVCRSLASQISSLTERSITLITSYYCLDAGRKRSAAASLLSDVSDAPFKTTKKRKTTEKVKNQVRVSSAAGGDIPADDGHSWRKYGQKEILGAKYPRSYYRCTHRHSQGCAATKQVQRADEDPTLFDVIYLGAHTCVQSGAVAAAGEAATATQQPPEHNPNAHSLLQSLSSSLTVKTEGLAAAPEPPQGWVATTPFCLSSTPASGCLQAPAELSPFSAPSTTSENWGVSPATSDSNQHAAVSLPPFEVVAGDVEFEFGEVVSALVGIPDDDFDISSFFA from the exons ATGGCGAGCGTCGTCGACGgcaatggaggcggcggcggcggcgggcgggtggtGATGGAGCTGAGCCACATCAAGGACCTGGTGCGGCAGCTGGAGGGGCACCTGGGGGGCGGGTCACAGTTACAGGCGCAGGAGGTGTGCAGGAGCCTGGCCTCGCAGATCTCCTCCCTCACCGAGCGCTCCATCACCCTCATCACCTCCTACTACTGCCTCGACGCCGGCCGGAagcgctcggcggcggccagccTGCTCAGCGACGTCTCCGACGCGCCCTTCAAGACCACCAAGAAGAG GAAGACGACGGAGAAGGTTAAGAATCAGGTGAGGGTGAGCTCCGCCGCTGGTGGCGACATCCCGGCCGACGACGGCCACAGCTGGAGGAAGTACGGCCAGAAGGAGATTCTTGGAGCCAAATACCCGAG GAGCTACTACCGCTGCACGCACCGCCACTCTCAGGGATGCGCGGCGACGAAGCAGGTGCAGCGCGCTGACGAGGACCCGACGCTCTTCGACGTCATCTACCTCGGCGCGCACACCTGCGTCCAGagcggagcggtggcggcggcaggcgagGCCGCCACGGCCACTCAGCAGCCGCCGGAGCACAACCCGAACGCCCACAGCCTCCTGCAGAGCCTGAGCTCCAGCCTGACGGTGAAGACCGAGGGGCTggccgcggcgccggagccgccgcagGGCTGGGTCGCCACCACGCCCTTCTGCCTctcctcgacgccggcgagcgGGTGCCTGCAGGCGCCGGCCGAGCTCAGCCCGTTCtcggcgccgtcgacgacgTCCGAGAACTGGGGCGTGTCGCCGGCGACCTCGGACTCCAACCAGCACGCTGCCGTCTCTCTCCCGCCTTTCgaggtcgtcgccggcgacgtggAGTTCGAGTTCGGGGAGGTGGTGTCCGCGCTCGTCGGCATCCCCGACGACGACTTCGACATTTCAAGCTTCTTCGCGTGA